The Nostoc sp. 'Peltigera membranacea cyanobiont' N6 genome contains the following window.
CTAAAGGTTTTTACACTATAGGTGCTGAAAACGGTCTTATCGGTGTCCAGCGGGCAAACGAAGAGTTACCCGATTTGATTGTCAGCGAGATTATGATACCAAAACTCAATGGTTATAGCGTCCTGACAATGCTGCGCCAAAATCCTCTTACAGCAACTATCCCCTTTATTTTTGTCACTGTCAAAATGACTCGGACTGATATTCGCAAAGCTATGGAATTGGGAGCAGATGACTATCTTACTAAGCCCTGTACGGTAGAGGAATTATTGACAGCGATCGCCGCCTGCTTGGAAAAACGAGCCTCCCTCCAACAGCAGTACGCTGTACAGCCCCAGACAGTTGCAGAACCACCACTAACCGACATCATAAAACCGACTGCCTTTGAGCGCATATTTCCGCCCGACCACCAGTTAAATAAGGTCTTCAGCTTCATTGAGGCCAATTATCACCGTGCGATTACCCTAAGGGACGTAGCTGTTGCAGTCGGTTACTGCCCAACTTACTTGACTAACCTGGTGCAAAAACAAACGGGACGAACAGTGCAAAATTGGATTATTCAGCGCCGAATGCTAGCAGCACGTTCCTTGCTCTTAGAAACCGATCAGAAAATTGAGGCGATCGCTACATTGGTAGGCTATCAGTGTATGGTTCATTTCTTCCGCCAGTTTCGCCAACATCACGGTACAACTCCCCAAGCCTGGAGAAGGGCGAGTGCAACTAGCTCGCTTCAGAAACATGAGCGAAGTAATTGTTATGAGACTCCGATTTGATTTTTGCAAACATCTTGAGGCTGAAAAGCCCGTTTTATCAGGGTTTAATTTGAAATATTGTTCGCAAATCACACAAGAGTCTTATAGTTCTATCAAAGTATAAGTTATTGCTACCTCGTTTTAAGTCTTATAAACTAGTAGTAAGTTGCAGTTCTACTCATGGTGAAAATGCGTTTTACCTATTCTTAACTTTGTGGGCATAAATAAATGTAAAGGTGCAATTAGTTGCGTTTCTACCAACTATATTTTTAGCATTAGCTATTAGCTACTAGCTATGAACATTTCTATTTATCTATGCCCTCTTAATGAGCATTACGTTTTTTAGCAATATTTTTGCTCTCAAGCTCTATGAAAATCGTCAATCCAAAGACATACTAAATCAGGTTACAAGATTACTAATCCAATTTCTACTCATTCTCAACTCATGCGAAGCTCTTAAAAATGCTAAGACCTATATATGGCAGAATTTTCCAGACTATCTTGCCTAAAATTACATGCAAGTAGATCGGCGTAAAAATTTGTTTTTGGGATAAAGCAGAAGGCAGGCGTGAAGAGGGTTTTAGTCTAGTTTATCTTTCTTCACATAGTTCGCTTTTATTGGGAAAATTTCCTTATCTCGGTTCTATACCTTTAACGCAATAACTCTAGATTTAGTCAGAGCCATGAAATTTTATAAAAACAGTAGTTTTGCAAGGCGCTGGCAAAACTACTGTTTTAACACCTGATATTTCTGTGAATATATAATTTCATCTGCCAATAGTGTTTTGACACCAAAACATTAAAACTATCTCAAAATTCCTCAAGGAGAATTCAGCAAATGTGTGGAATTGTGGCATTATTCTCAAGACAAGAACCAATTTCCGAGACTTCTTTGAAGCGAGGAATAGATAGCCTGTATCATAGAGGGCCCGATGCACAGAAAATTTGGATTTCTGATGATGGCAGAGTCGGTTTAGGACATAGAAGACTTAGTATTATTGACCTCACTAGTGGAGACCAACCAATTAGCAATCAAGATGACACACTGCATATTATTGCTAATGGAGAGTTTTATGATTTTGAGCGGATACAGCAGGACTTGAAGCAAAAAGGATATAACCTGCGAACACACTCCGACAGCGAAATTGCTATTCATTTATATAACGAGTTTGGGACTCAATGCCTCCACCATTTGCGGGGTGAGTTTGCTTTTGTAATCTGGGATGAGCGCAATCAAACACTCTTTGCCGCTCGCGATCGCTTTGGCATCAAGCCTCTTTACTACACCATGCATGGTGATACACTCTACTTGGCTTCAGAAGTCAAAGCTTTGCTTGCTGCGGGTGTTCCGGCTAACTGGGATCGTGAATTTTGGTTTCGAGCCGATCTTGGACTCTTTAGCCCAGACCGGACTTTCTTCAAGAACATATATCAAGTACCACCGGGACATTTTTTACTCGCATCCGATACCAATATCCAACTGCATCGTTACTGGGATTTTGATTACCCCATCGCTGGGGATGCACAACCCCAACAAAGCGTAGAAGATTACATTGAACAAGTTCGCCATACTTTAAACGAGTCTGTAAAACTGCGGCTAAGAGCAGATGTACCTGTAGGTTGTCACTTGAGTGGAGGAATTGATTCATCTGCGGTGTTAGGAATTGCAGCTACTCATGCAACAGAACCAATTACAGCATTTACCCTCGCCTTCGATCACGAAGACTACAACGAAGAAGCTTTCGCTCGTGAAGCAGTAGCAAAAGCTGGAGCAAACCATCAAATTATTCCCATTACTCAATCTGACTTAGCTGAACATTTTGCAGATGCTATTTGGCACTGTGAAATGGTCTGTATCAATGCTGGTGCTGCTGCTAAGTACCTTTTGAGCCGAGCAGTACAGAATGCAGGTTACAAAGTTGTCCTCACAGGTGAAGGCGCTGACGAAATCTTTGGAGGCTATGTGCATTCGCTGATGGACATGTTGCGTTACAACACCAAGGGTCAAGATGAGCAGACTATCAAGCATATCTTAGAAGAATTAAAGCGTAACAACCAAGTCTCTGCCGCAGCAGGTTTCTTACCTGAAGAAATATCCAAACCTTTAGCTAATGTCGAACGCCTTTTAGGCTTTGTACCCACCTGGATTGAAGCTAATGCCAAAGGATATGCTAAATCTCTTTCTCTGTACTCGACCGCATTTATGGCTCACTTTGGCCAACAAGATGCATATCGTATGTTCTTTAACGAAATCGATGTAAAAGGACAACTTGCAAAGCGAGAGCCTGTTCATCAGTCTCTTTATTTATGGTCTAAAACTGTTTTACCCTACTTATTTAGAATTTTGGGAGATGGCGCAGAGATGGCCCATTCTACCGAAGGGAGACTGCCATTTTTAGATCATTTAGTTGTGGAAGCAGTCCGTAATATTCCTGTTTCATTCAAGATTCGCGGCATGAATGTCAAGTATATATTGCGAGAAGCAGTCAAACCTTACCTTCCAGATACGATCTATAACCGCAAAAAGCATCCATTTTTTGCACCGCCTTCCACATTGAAGCAGAGTGAACCTCTATACCAACTCATCCAAGACACCCTACGTAGTTCAGCATTCGCTTCTGTTCCCTTTTATAACCAACCAGCAGTAATTCAATTCCTTGACCAAATACCAGAGATGAATGAAAACCAACTTGCTTCTATAGATCCTACATTGATGAAGATGCTCAGTACTTGTATTCTCCAAGAGCGGTTCAGCCTCACATAAGCTATTGTTTGAAGCTGTGATGGGCAGAAAATATTAGGCTGTTTGCATAAATGATATTAGAGAGATTGAAGAATAGTGTAGGAGGATATTTTGAAGTTGGGGGCTGTTGTCAAAAAACTCACTAGGCTAATCGCTTCAGAATAAAGCTACCAACACCTTTTAGGCAAATAACTAAAGTACTAGTACCGCAGGGCGGAATTCGTAATTCGTAATTCGTAATTACTGTAACGTAAGGGTTTCATTGATTTGGAATGGTTGGTTTATTTACGCCGTGTTGTACTAGTAATTTGACCTGGGAACTGTAGTAATTGATTGCACACCTCTAAATTAGAGAAAGGTAAAGAGTCATGGAAACCGTCATAGAAACCGTCAATTTTACAGCAACTCGTGTAATTGTTACTTCTGAAAAGTCATTTGAAGAAGTAACCAATAAGATCGAAACCATTAATGGTAAAAGTGACAACACGCTTTTTCAGCAAATGATTGGTGCCAAGCAATCCTTTGAACAAATCAAAAGTGGAATTGAATCGATGATTGGTGAAAGTGGTTTTATGATATTTTCACAAGTCGAACATGGCAAACTCATGTCTCTTGCCGGCAAAAACAAAAAGGCCAAACTCTACATAATTGGTAATCCATTAATAGCTAACCAAATGTTTGAACAAAATCCTGCCGTTGGTCTTTATGTTCCATTAAGACTATTTGTCTACGATGACTACAATGGCAAGACCCATGTTGCTTACGACAAACCATCATCGCTGCTTGGTCAATTCCCCAACGAAAAGATTTCAACAATTATGCAAATGCTCGATCAAAAGTTTGAAGAAATGATCGGGATAGCTACTTAGTAATTATTGTGTAACCATCCTCAACTGCGAGAAACGCATGAAAAAGTAACTACCGAGTAGGGAGTAGGGAGTAGGGAAGACAAGATTTCTACTTTCTGTTTTCAAGTCAATAGCATTAACTTGACAATCAAACTTGAGCATCAGAATCAAATTTTTCTTAATTTATTCAATTTTGTGCTTGAAGCAAAGTTATTACAGATATGCACATAGAAGGATCTCAACCTAGAATTGCGGTTATTGGTATGGGGTGTTGGTATCCTGGCGCAAGGGATTTACGACAACTCTGGGAAAACATCCTTTCGCGGCGACGACAATTTAGAGAATCCCCAGATCGGCGATTACCACTTGCAGATTATTACGATCCAGACCCGACGGTTCCAGACAAAACCTACGGGAAACGGATGGCTGTAATTGAGGGTTTTGAGTTTGATTGGGCAAGTAAGCGCATTCCTAAAACTGTAGTAGAGACAGCAGATATCGCTCACTGGGTAGCATTAGAAGTAGCGATCGCAGCTTTAGAGGATTCAGGTTATACACGGGCAAATGTTCCGGGCGAACGTACAGGGGTAATCCTCGGTAACTCCTTAACAGGAGAACAAACACGCTCTAACAACATGCGACTACGCTGGCCATTTATCCAACGGGTAATACATGCAGCGGCAAAGGCGAAAGGTTTACCATTGCAAGTCATAGATGAACTGGCAATAGCAATGCAAGAATACTACAAGTCAGTATTCTCACCATTTACCGAAGACACATTATCCGGCAACCTTTCTAATACTATTGCTGGGAGAATTTGTAACTTTTTTAACTTTCATGGCGGTGGTTATACAGTAGATGGAGCTTGTTCTTCGTCCTTAATTGCCGTTGCCACTGCTGCTAACGCTTTAAGCAACGGCGACCTCGATTTGGCTCTGGCTGGTGGTGTAGATATTAGTCTAGACACCTTTGAACTAGTAGGATTTGCCAAAACAGGTGCCCTGACTAGCAAAGATATGACCGTTTACGATAAAAAAGCCAGTGGCTTTATCCCTGGAGAAGGGGCTGGCTTCATCGTTTTGAAACGCTTAGAAGATGCTCGCGCTGACAATGATTATATCTATGCAGTGTTGAATGGATGGGGGATATCATCTGATGGCAAAGGAGGTCTAACAGCTCCGAGTCGGGAAGGACAAGCTAAAGCACTACGCCGTGCTTATAACCGAGCCGGTTATAGCTTAAATAACGTTGATTTTATAGAAGGTCATGGTACAGGGACACCAGTAGGCGATCGCGTCGAACTAGAAGGTATTGCCCTAGCTATGGGTGCAAACAGTGAAACACCTTCCCGCTCTTGTGGTATTACCTCTTTCAAATCCCTAGTTGGGCATACCAAAGCCGCAGCAGGCATTGGAGGGTTCATCAAAGCTGTTATGGCTGTTAACCGCCGAGTAATACCGCCATTAGCTGGCTGCAATGAGCCAAACGAAGTATTTGACAAAGCCGCCCACTGTCTTTACCCAGTGCTTCAAGGAGAAGTTCGCCAGACAACAGATACACTCCGGGCTGGAGTCTCTGCAATGGGATTTGGCGGCATCAATTGCCACGTCACTTTAGAATCTGGCGATGCTCCTGCTACTCAACTTGAACCGTTAATTGATGAGCAGGCTTTGTTAGTTTCTGCTCAAGAAACAGAGATTTTTGTCTTGAGTGCAGCATCAATCCCAGCTTTATTACAAAGCATAGATGCATTACTTCCGAAAGTACCAGGATTGAGTTTAAGCGAACTAATTGATCTAGCTGCACATCTTGCTCAACAACTAAACCAACAACAACCAGTACGAGCAGCACTCATCGCCCGTTTACCTGAAGAGTTGGTTGAACGTCTGAGTTTCTTACAAGAATTATTGAACGCTAAACCATTGGCTCAGGGAGAAATAATCCTCAACCCGCAGCAAGGAATTTGGATTGGCAATCAAGTCCAGCAAAGCCGCATCGGTTTTCTCTTCCCCGGTCAAGGTTCTCAAAAATTGAATATGGCCCGTACCCTCGTACAACGCTTTAGCTGGGCCAAAGAACTAGTGAATCAAGCTGACAAATGGCTGCAAGAAATTGCTGCCCCAAGTATTAGTGAGTCGATCTATAAATCTGTAGATCGGGCTATTAATCAAGAGCAGTTTGAAGAATGGTCTCAGAAAATTGCCCAAACTGAAATCGCTCAACCAGCCATTTGCCTCGCTTCTCTCCTGTGGATGCACTACCTCCAACATCTAGGATTAAAGCCGATCGCTGTAGGTGGTCATAGCCTGGGGGAACTAACTGCTTTTCACGCCGCAGGTGCGTTTGACGAGCAAACTTTGATTTGTTTAGCTGCTGTTCGCGGACGTGCCATGTCTGCTTCTGGGCAAGGTATGACAGGAAGCATGGTAAGTATTGCTTGCTCTCGCGACAAAGCCGAGGAATTATTAAAACAAGTCAATGGCTATGCCGTGATTGCAAATATCAATAGTCCCACACAGATAGTCATCTCTGGCGAACACTTGAGCATTGAGCAAGTAATTGAACTGGCCTCTGCCCAAGAAATCAAGACATACAAGCTTCCAGTTTCTAATGCTTTTCACTCTCAACTTGTTTCGGAAGCTGCCGAATATCTACACAACTATGAACTAGTTCCAGATACACTCTCGAAGACCACTATAGACCTTGTTTCATCTGTAGATGGCAAACAGCCGCCAACAGGATTGCAATTGCGCGACCACTTTGCCCATCAGGTACTAGCGCAAGTGGACTTTGTATCGCTGGTGAAAACTTTAGAGCAGACATGCGACCTGCTAATAGAAGTTGGCCCAGGAAAAGTACTCTCTGGATTGGTAAGCGACATCAACGGGTTGCAAGGGCTGCAATGTCTGCCTGTGGAAGCTAAACCTGGATTTGACCAGTCGTTAAACATGATGTTAGCTAACGTATTTGCTCGTGGTCATAACATCAACTGGGAAGCACTTTACGAAGGTCGGCTTATACGTTCTTTTGTACCAGCCTCAGAACGCATCTTCATCGACAATCCTGTAGAACGACCATTTCATGTATCTGCAACGCACTCATCTCCATCCTTGGAAATTACTTCTGAAAGCTTGCTGAATTATTCAGTGTTTGGCAAACATAACCATATTTCACCAGAGGTGCTGCAAGATTATTTAGCTCGACGCGGTAATTTTATTGCTGAAGTTATCCGAGCCGATCTGCAAACTCTGCCTTTAGTCGCAACTCCTCAAAATGCTGCCAGAACAACTCACACAGTTAATGGTAATGGCTTTCATACTGCTATTTCTACCTTACTTAAGCCTGGGGAAACCAATGGCATTGTGGCAAATGGTAATCAGAGTGTTGAGTTTTTATTGGCAGACTTGATTGTTCAACAAACAGGATATGTCAAAGAAAGTATCACAGCAGAATTGCGATTACTTGACGATCTCAATCTGGATTCCATCAAAGCCGGTGAAATTGTCGCAGAAGCCGCCAAGCTATATGGTGTCGCCGGGAAAATTGATCCACCTGCTTTAGCTAATGCCACCATTCAAGAGATTGCCGAAACGATTCGCAGTTTTATGTCAAACGATCGCACTCCGAATGGTAATCAAGCAGCTTCTTTAGTATCGACGATGGGTACAACCGATGCGATCGCCTCCTCACTGACCGACCTGATTATCCAACAAACAGGGTATGTCAGAGAAAGTATCACAGCAGAATTGCGGTTACTCGACGATCTCAACCTCGACTCCATCAAAGCCGGTGAAGTTGTCGCAGAAGCCGCCAAGCTATTTGGGGCTGCTGGGAAAATTGACCCGCCTTCTCTAGCCAATGCCACGATTCAAGAGATTGCTGAAACAATTCATAATTTCATCCCAAATAATAACGGGAATGGAATTAAAATCTCAGAACCGATCTCAAAAGTTTCTTTAAAGCAAGATTTCAAAAATCAAAACAACGGCAAAACACCAGCAGGCGGCCCAGAATTAACACGTAAGCAACTGGTGCGTGATTACATCATCCAAAATGTTCCAGAGGAACTTCCCTCAGTTGCTTTAGGCAGACAGATGGCAGAAAACTGGAGGACTGCAAATGTGCTGATTCTTTACGAATTCAGTAATGCAGACAAAATAGCAGTCTTGTGCGATCGGCTTCGCACTCAAGGCGCTCAAGTTCAAAGTGTAACCTTTGCAGAAGTCAGCCCTCAGACACTAACTAATAACGTCGATGTAACTCACTTCATTGCAGTATTGCCTTGTACACCCAATACCCAATTGTCGTCAGAAGCCCGTTTGATTGGCATGATTGAACGGTTACGCAGTGTCGCCACTCCACCTCTAGCATCCCGTGACCATACAACAGTCGCTTATGTCCAATTTAGTGGAGGATATTTTGGAGCGCAACTACCACTAGCGGATATTGAACAATGCTGTACAGTTGGCTTTGCAGCGAGTTTACATCTAGAACGAATCGATCTCAAAGTTCGGGTAGTTGATTTCTCTCCCACAGTAGATCCCAGCAGTCTGGCAGAATGTGTCTTCAGAGAACTCTCTACTCCCCATGTTTATACAACTGTAAGTTACGATGCCGATCTCAAGCGCTACGTTCCTCGGCCTCAGGTGCAACAACCGGTGGATTATCTAGACCGTCAAATTACTTGGTCATCTAAGGATGTCATCCTCGTCACGGGTGGAGCAAAAGGCATTACTGCCGAGTGTGCCCTGGCTCTAGCTAAAGACACAGGTATCCGTGTGGCACTTGTAGGACGTTCACCTCATCCCGATGACAACATTCAACAAAGTAGTAGTTCTGATATTACCCGTACTCTTGGGCGCTTTTATGCGGAAGGACTAACCTGCCACTACTATGCATGTGACGTTGCTGACTACCAAGCAGTAGTAAATCTCTTGCAAAAAGTCAGACAAGAGCTAGGTGAGATATCAGGAGTAATTCATGGAGCCGCCCTCAATAAGCCAAGACTGATTGAGCAAGTTTCTACAGAAGCAGCATTTGATGAAATCAGTCCTAAACTTCTCGGTTTGATTAATCTATACAAAGCACTGGAAGCTACACCACTGAAGCTTTTCGCCGGTTTTTCCTCGGTCATCGGCTTTACAGGAATGCAACGCAATGCTTGGTATGGCTTCTCTAATGAAACTTTGGATCTGATTTTACGCCGTTTTAAAGCTCAATACCCTCAAACCGCCGTGATTTCAATGGCATATAGTGTCTGGGAAGAGGTAGGAATGGGAGCGCGGATGGGCAGCGTTCGGAGCTTGAACAAAATGGGTATTAGTGCCATTCCCAAAGATGCAGGCGTTAGTCGATTCTTGCATCTAATCAAAAATGAACCCGCAGATTTGCGAGTTGCGATCGCAGCACCAATGCAAACCTTAGCTGCTTTTGAATCGAGTGGTTTTGATACCTGGTATCCAGGATTGTTCTCACCTCCTGCTTCGTCGAAGTTTTTAGAGAAGATTCTGATTTATCAACCAGGTGTAGAGGTTGTTCTGAGAGCGCACCTCAATCTTGAGCAGGATTCATACTTACAGGATCATCTCTATAAAGGTTCATATCTGTTCCCGACTGTATTCGGTTTGGAAGCTATGGCCCAAGCAGTTGCCTATGTCACTGGCAAAGATTCCTTACCAACTGTGCAGATAAAAGATATTCGTTTGGAACGTCCGATTGTTGTAGCTCCTGACAAAGGAGTGGACATAGAAATTCATGCAGAGGTACTTGAGCGAGAACTAAAAAACGATCCACAGCAAGTTTATGTAACTATCAAAACCGAACAGACAGGATTTGCCATCAGCCATTTTTCAGCCACATTTTTACTAGGTGTTGAAATTAATTCATCTGTAGAACAGGTTGAACTTCCAGAAGTACCTCTAGATATTGAGCCGAAAGCGGATCTTTATAGTTGGTTACTGTTCCAAGGCCCCAAGTTTCAGCGTTTACAACAGATTTATAGCCTGAATTCCCACAGGTGTGTATTCAAAACCCACAGAAACTTGTATTCTGCCCAGGAGCAAGAACAATCTTTAGATAGAGCGCAAGGGCCTTTCTTGCTCGGAGATCCTTATTGCAGAGACTCATTGCTGCAAGCTGGACAACTAGTAATTCCGCAGGATCTTTGTTTGCCCATCCGCATCGACAGTCTTGAAATCGATCGATCGGATCGAGATGAAACTGGTTCATATATTGGTGTTACCACACCCCAAGGGAGAAAAGGTCAACAGTATCACAGTAATGTTTTTCTTTTAGCTCCCGATGGGCGTGTTATGGAAAGACTCAGTAGTTATCAATTGCGGATACTAGAACACCGTGAAGAGAATCCCACTGCTGAAGATTTGGCCGATCCTAGCCAGAGGGATGAACAGATTCTTTACAGAGAATTGAGCAATCGATCGCCTTTATTCAAAGTCGTTGCACCAGAGATATCATTGGCTTATCTTCCTGGTATCCATGCACTATTACCCACGGAACGTCATCAACTGGAACTACCTCTATTCCATAGAGCGATCGCTCAACTGCTGAACAATAATGCTAATCTCATATCCAAAGTACGGATTCAGTGGACGGAATCTGGTAAACCAGTAGTTGTAGGACTCGCAGAAGAAAAAATAGAAGTATCGCTTTCCCATGACGAACGTGTTTGTTTCTGTGTTGCCGGTCGAGGAGTGCAGGGTTGTGATATTGAACCGGTAACTCATCGCAGTGTAGAAGATTGGGTTGCCTTACTAAGTTCTTCTCGATACTCATTAATCCAACAGCTAGAAAGCAAAGACTCGGTAGATCGGGCTGGGACGCGGATTTGGACAGCCATAGAAGCCTTGCGTAAGGCGACTAAGGCAAAAGACATTAACCTAGCGATCGAACGCATAGAAGGGGATAGCATTTTATTCAGTGATGTGACTGCTAACAGTCAACTTAAAGTTCTCACTTTTCCCATTCAACTGACACGCAGCCCTGAAAGAATAATTGCCCTAGTTGTTGTCCCATTCCGCTCTTTAAATTGGATTGCTGGCTCAATTTAACTAACTTTAATCAATCAAAAATCTGCTCGCTGAGCAAAACTTTTAGTCAACGAAATAGGAAATGTCAGTGAACAACACAACTCAGTCTCAAGCTTACGATGTCGTCATTATGGGTGCTGGGATCGCTGGAGTATGTCAAGCTCGTCACTTGCTACTGAATATTCCCAACATCAAAATCGCCTTAATTGACCCACGTCCTGAAGAACGGACTGAAAAAGATTTAAAAATTGGTGAGTCAACTGTCGAAGTTTCCACTCTCTTTTTCGGCAAAGAGTTAGGTCTTTATGATTACTTAATTGAGAATCATCCACCGAAATTTGGACTAAACTATCATTGGCCCAAAGACCCAAAAAATACACAGACCATCGATGACTACTATCATGTCTGGTCTATTAAACAACCCCCGCTAGCTTCCGTTCTCATGAACCGCGCCAAGTTCGAGCGGGATGTCTTGAAAATGAATAAAGAGATGGGAGTTGACTTTTACAATGGTCGTGTAGTCAACGTTGATTTAGGCTCTGGTGATATCCCAAACAATGTTAAGGTGAAAATAGGTAATGATTACCTAGAACTTACAACCAAGCATCTTATTGATGCAGCAGGACGCAAATTTATCATTGGTCAGAAAACAGACAATCTCCTCTTTGGCCCTGAGAAACTCGCTGGTCTTAACAATGGTTCTGCATGGGTACGGGTTAAAAATGTCGATCGCACCATTTTTCATAGTGGTTACGATCCTACAGGTGCTACATGTAGCCATTACTATGCCACTAATCACATGATGGGTCACGGCCATTGGATCTGGGTCATTCCTACAGATACTCAGACTATGGAATTGTCAGTAGGGGTATCTCATCATCATGAAGTTATTCCAGCGCAGAGCGTTAACACCAAAGAAAAGTTTTATGCTTTTTTAGAATCAAATCACAACATTCTTTACCAACTAGTCAAGAGTGGAGAAGATATTGACTTTCATTACTTACCAAGGGTGGCACACAAGAGTAAAACTCTGTTTTCTCCAGACAATTGGTATGTAATTGGTGATGCAGCTGCCATCTTCGATCCTTTCTATTCCTTAGGAATGGTAATGATGACATTTCAAATGGAAAGTGTCACAGAAATTATCCGAGCCAAATTAGCAGGTGAACCGGATGCAGAGAAGAAGCGGGCTGTTTATAATGCATACAATCTTGGGTATGTAGAATCTTGCAATCATCTTCTCCACGACCACGCCAAACAACTTGGTCATGCTAGCATCATGAGCTGGCGCGTCTATCTAGAAAACATGTGGTGGTTCGGGATGATTGTGCCTTTATATGTTGGCAAATGGCATTTAGATTTGAAGTTTCTCCGCAGATTTAGCCAACAAAGTCGTCAAGTAATCAGAACATTGATGTCTCATGTGTATGAACAGTTCAATGAACTCATAGAAAAAGATGCTAATATTGGCATGATGTATGTTCACAGAGGGCAGCAATTACCCTTCGGTTACTACATAACCCAAGAATTTGATAGCTATTTGCAAAACACAAAATACGAACCTCAAAGATGCAATGTTTTTGCATACATGAAAAACATTTACTTCTTTGTTGCTCTTTGGTATCTCAAATTCCTGTGGAAAGGTTTTGGACTAAAAGGTGTGTTGTCACCAAGGAATCTAAAACATGTTTTTGCTTTACTCAATGCATCTGCTCAATCTAGCTGGGACGATCTAATTTACCGACGCAAGACCAAAGGTATGGCAGCTAATAGTGAAATTGCTAGGGTGACAGAAGAGTTCAAGAGTTATAGA
Protein-coding sequences here:
- a CDS encoding NAD(P)/FAD-dependent oxidoreductase, whose product is MGAGIAGVCQARHLLLNIPNIKIALIDPRPEERTEKDLKIGESTVEVSTLFFGKELGLYDYLIENHPPKFGLNYHWPKDPKNTQTIDDYYHVWSIKQPPLASVLMNRAKFERDVLKMNKEMGVDFYNGRVVNVDLGSGDIPNNVKVKIGNDYLELTTKHLIDAAGRKFIIGQKTDNLLFGPEKLAGLNNGSAWVRVKNVDRTIFHSGYDPTGATCSHYYATNHMMGHGHWIWVIPTDTQTMELSVGVSHHHEVIPAQSVNTKEKFYAFLESNHNILYQLVKSGEDIDFHYLPRVAHKSKTLFSPDNWYVIGDAAAIFDPFYSLGMVMMTFQMESVTEIIRAKLAGEPDAEKKRAVYNAYNLGYVESCNHLLHDHAKQLGHASIMSWRVYLENMWWFGMIVPLYVGKWHLDLKFLRRFSQQSRQVIRTLMSHVYEQFNELIEKDANIGMMYVHRGQQLPFGYYITQEFDSYLQNTKYEPQRCNVFAYMKNIYFFVALWYLKFLWKGFGLKGVLSPRNLKHVFALLNASAQSSWDDLIYRRKTKGMAANSEIARVTEEFKSYRHQSELEPWLTSKSAESQKLPEQELVTSEL